In Streptomyces sp. NBC_01381, a genomic segment contains:
- the nuoI gene encoding NADH-quinone oxidoreductase subunit NuoI produces the protein MAEPNEDSTHESNQSKQGFQNPVAGFGVTFKAMFKKRLTEQYPEQEKTTAPRFHGRHQLNRHPDGLEKCIGCELCAWACPADAIYVEGADNTEEERYSPGERYGRVYQINYARCILCGLCIEACPTRALTMTNEFELADSTRANLIYTKEQLLAGLEEGMVESPHSIFPGTDEQDYYRGLVTEAAPGTVPQVAVSKGEKAPDAEGAAG, from the coding sequence ATGGCTGAGCCGAACGAGGACTCGACCCACGAGTCGAACCAATCGAAGCAGGGGTTCCAGAACCCCGTCGCGGGCTTCGGCGTGACCTTCAAGGCCATGTTCAAGAAGCGGCTGACCGAGCAGTACCCGGAGCAGGAGAAGACCACCGCTCCCCGCTTCCACGGCAGGCATCAGCTCAACCGCCATCCGGACGGCCTGGAGAAGTGCATCGGCTGTGAGCTCTGCGCCTGGGCCTGCCCCGCGGACGCCATCTATGTGGAGGGCGCGGACAACACCGAGGAGGAGCGCTACTCCCCGGGCGAGCGGTACGGCCGCGTCTACCAGATCAACTACGCCCGCTGCATCCTGTGCGGCCTGTGCATCGAGGCGTGCCCCACGCGCGCGTTGACGATGACGAACGAGTTCGAGCTGGCGGACAGCACCCGCGCGAACCTCATCTACACCAAGGAGCAGCTGCTCGCCGGCCTGGAGGAAGGCATGGTCGAGTCGCCGCACTCGATCTTCCCGGGCACGGACGAGCAGGACTACTACCGCGGCCTGGTGACCGAGGCCGCGCCCGGCACGGTCCCCCAAGTGGCCGTCAGCAAGGGCGAGAAGGCCCCCGATGCGGAAGGGGCGGCAGGATGA